A stretch of Longimicrobiales bacterium DNA encodes these proteins:
- a CDS encoding superoxide dismutase family protein, with the protein MDDADDNANLDADTVGTGMTDTSAMTDTATADSARAELRDTAGTVVATATFRQENGGVRIEVDARGLPPGEHGIHIHAVGQCDASGDAAFSTAGGHFNPDSTQHGLDNPQGPHAGDLPNIEVGDDGTAEYSETAENVTLAEGDPRSLFDADGSALVIHAGPDDNTTDPSGNSGDRIACGVIQR; encoded by the coding sequence GTGGACGACGCGGATGACAACGCGAACCTCGATGCAGATACCGTCGGCACCGGCATGACCGACACCAGCGCCATGACCGACACGGCAACTGCCGACTCGGCCCGCGCCGAACTGCGCGACACTGCAGGCACCGTCGTGGCCACCGCGACGTTCAGGCAGGAAAACGGCGGCGTCAGGATCGAGGTCGACGCACGGGGCCTCCCGCCGGGTGAGCACGGGATCCACATCCATGCGGTCGGCCAGTGCGATGCCTCCGGCGACGCAGCCTTCTCCACAGCGGGCGGCCACTTCAACCCGGACAGCACCCAGCACGGGCTGGATAACCCGCAGGGGCCTCACGCCGGTGACCTGCCCAACATCGAGGTCGGCGACGACGGCACGGCGGAGTACAGCGAAACAGCCGAGAACGTGACGCTCGCCGAGGGCGATCCGCGCTCGCTGTTCGATGCGGATGGCTCCGCTCTCGTGATTCACGCCGGCCCCGACGACAATACCACGGATCCATCGGGGAATTCAGGGGACCGGATCGCCTGCGGGGTGATCCAGCGGTAG
- a CDS encoding DUF819 family protein, with amino-acid sequence MQETTALLNDPMQVFGFLAGVIALVFWLSGIPRLKKLFDVLPPVLFAYFVPTLATTFGITPPTSPAYDWMRAYLLPIALLLLMITFDLRAIMRLGRVALIMMLTGTVGIIIGAPVAFLVFGPFLPENAWQGFAALSGSWIGGSANMVAIAESVGLPPADLGPFIVVDTVVGYGWMAVLLFLSSFQERFDRWNRADRTAIEETNRRLQELDTRRHPIDLRMALVIIGFAFAGAVLGIAIGDRMPPIGDPTIISNTTWAVLVVVTGGVILSFTPVRQLEEWGASRFGYAALYLLISAMGAQADLRAVLDAPLYLAAGVLWLSIHIALMFLVARLVRAPLFFLATGSMANVGGAASAPVVAGVYHPAMAPVGLLMAVAGYVLGIYGGIAVAAMLAALAGA; translated from the coding sequence ATGCAGGAGACGACGGCGCTGCTCAACGACCCGATGCAGGTGTTCGGCTTCCTGGCGGGAGTCATCGCGCTGGTGTTCTGGCTGAGCGGCATACCCCGGCTGAAGAAGCTGTTCGATGTGCTGCCGCCAGTGCTGTTCGCCTACTTCGTTCCGACGCTCGCGACCACGTTCGGTATCACGCCGCCGACCTCCCCCGCGTACGACTGGATGCGGGCCTACCTGCTGCCGATCGCGCTCCTGCTCCTGATGATCACGTTCGATCTGCGCGCGATCATGCGGCTGGGCCGGGTCGCACTGATCATGATGCTGACGGGCACGGTCGGCATCATCATCGGCGCGCCCGTCGCGTTCCTGGTGTTCGGACCGTTCCTGCCGGAGAACGCGTGGCAGGGCTTTGCCGCGCTTTCCGGGAGCTGGATCGGCGGCTCCGCCAACATGGTGGCGATCGCGGAGTCCGTCGGGCTGCCGCCTGCGGACCTCGGTCCCTTCATCGTGGTCGACACCGTGGTCGGCTATGGATGGATGGCGGTGCTGCTCTTTCTGAGCAGCTTCCAGGAGCGGTTCGACCGCTGGAACCGTGCGGACCGCACCGCGATCGAGGAGACCAACCGTCGACTGCAGGAGCTGGACACCAGGCGCCACCCGATCGACCTGCGCATGGCACTGGTCATCATCGGCTTCGCCTTTGCCGGTGCGGTGCTCGGCATCGCGATCGGTGACCGCATGCCCCCGATCGGTGACCCGACCATCATCAGCAACACGACATGGGCCGTGCTCGTGGTCGTCACCGGCGGCGTGATCCTGTCCTTCACGCCGGTGCGCCAGCTCGAGGAATGGGGCGCGTCCCGCTTCGGCTACGCCGCGCTGTACCTGCTGATCAGTGCAATGGGCGCGCAGGCCGATCTCAGGGCGGTGCTGGATGCGCCGCTGTACCTCGCGGCCGGCGTGTTGTGGCTGTCGATCCACATCGCGTTGATGTTCCTGGTCGCACGCCTGGTGCGCGCTCCGCTGTTCTTCCTGGCGACCGGCAGCATGGCCAACGTGGGTGGCGCCGCGTCGGCCCCGGTGGTCGCCGGTGTCTACCACCCCGCCATGGCACCGGTCGGCCTGCTCATGGCTGTTGCCGGCTACGTGCTCGGCATCTACGGCGGCATCGCGGTCGCGGCGATGCTCGCCGCACTCGCGGGGGCCTGA
- a CDS encoding DNA polymerase IV has translation MSTPRRILLVDCDQFFVQCARIADPDGAGREPLLLVGGGADQRGVVTSASYQTRVYGVRSGMPTARALKLCPQAKVVPVPRTLCGEKSRAVRAVLERFAPLVEPASIDEAYMDLGGTERLYHDEPLADTARHIQQAVLRDTDIAVSIGGGTSKLVAKLAVGRAKPAGVHVVAPGQEDEFLAEFRLVDIPGVGPVFADELRAMGLVTVPQALCLDRASMMRRLGDRRGEWLYERIRGIDDRAVEPERAAKQHSRDETFARDIDDDAELERELLALVVRLGRDLRAAGVRARTITVRVRDFDFRSRSAGRTIAQPLESDRAIFSVARELLGRLRDGRRVPARLLSVAASQLTDDEGALQLGLFGGETEAGETDRDRRLARLTDTLRDRFGPDAIRPGRLMDG, from the coding sequence ATGAGCACGCCACGCCGCATCCTGCTGGTCGACTGCGACCAGTTCTTCGTGCAGTGCGCACGCATTGCCGATCCCGATGGCGCGGGGCGTGAGCCGCTGCTGCTCGTCGGCGGCGGTGCGGACCAGCGCGGCGTCGTCACGTCCGCGTCATACCAGACGCGCGTGTACGGCGTGCGCTCCGGCATGCCCACCGCACGCGCCCTCAAGCTCTGCCCGCAGGCGAAGGTGGTTCCCGTTCCGCGCACACTCTGCGGCGAGAAGAGTCGCGCCGTGCGCGCGGTGCTCGAGCGCTTTGCACCCCTCGTCGAGCCGGCCTCGATCGACGAGGCATACATGGACCTGGGCGGGACGGAACGGCTCTACCACGACGAGCCACTGGCCGACACTGCGCGGCACATCCAGCAGGCGGTGCTGCGGGATACCGACATCGCGGTTTCCATCGGCGGCGGGACGTCCAAGCTGGTCGCGAAGCTGGCGGTCGGACGGGCCAAGCCGGCAGGCGTGCACGTCGTGGCACCCGGACAGGAGGACGAATTCCTGGCGGAGTTCCGGCTCGTGGACATTCCCGGCGTCGGGCCGGTGTTCGCCGACGAGCTGCGCGCGATGGGCCTGGTCACGGTGCCGCAGGCGCTCTGCCTGGATCGCGCGAGCATGATGCGCCGCCTCGGCGACCGCCGCGGTGAGTGGCTCTACGAGCGGATCCGCGGCATCGACGACCGGGCGGTCGAGCCGGAGCGCGCGGCCAAGCAGCATTCACGCGACGAAACCTTTGCACGCGATATCGATGACGACGCGGAACTCGAGCGCGAGCTGCTCGCACTCGTCGTTCGACTCGGTCGCGATCTGCGTGCTGCAGGTGTGCGGGCGCGCACGATCACCGTCCGCGTGCGCGACTTCGATTTCCGCAGCCGCAGCGCCGGACGTACGATCGCGCAGCCGCTCGAGTCCGATCGCGCCATTTTCTCGGTCGCGCGCGAGCTGCTGGGCCGGCTCCGCGACGGCCGCAGGGTCCCTGCCCGGCTGCTGTCCGTTGCCGCGTCGCAGCTCACCGATGACGAGGGGGCCCTCCAGCTCGGCCTGTTCGGCGGCGAAACCGAAGCGGGCGAGACCGACCGGGATCGTCGGCTCGCCCGCCTCACGGACACACTGCGCGATCGCTTCGGGCCGGACGCCATCCGGCCCGGGCGTCTCATGGACGGCTGA
- a CDS encoding HmuY family protein yields MIDPPIQDEQVLTVDADGRWAFVRLGEPASEVTVGDRSTSTDWDIAFSATRVMLNGGAAGPGDVRGYCLCQNAAATDAQVQGMTPDNQLGAFEGVSVASIPSDPDAWETDVLDPAISGWYVYDFTTHTVTANPEQVYRIRGAGADPEYAKFHVVDISDATQAGGRVTVEFAVQPGAGEPMGAAQTVVLDGRTSPVYFDFATGAVSDASDWDIVLDGFEIRVNGGVSGDGNAAALLSPDDAFEDVEDASDAPAQLYRGDAYGGVFAAHAWYRYNLDGFHTIFPTFDVYLVDTGDRVYKLQVIGYYDIAGNDRQVSFRYEALN; encoded by the coding sequence GTGATCGACCCGCCAATCCAGGACGAACAGGTACTGACCGTGGACGCGGACGGGCGCTGGGCGTTTGTGCGTCTCGGCGAACCGGCGTCGGAGGTGACGGTCGGGGACCGGAGCACCTCGACGGACTGGGACATCGCGTTCAGTGCGACGCGCGTCATGCTGAATGGCGGTGCAGCGGGCCCCGGTGATGTGCGCGGCTACTGTCTCTGCCAGAACGCTGCTGCGACGGACGCGCAGGTGCAGGGCATGACGCCGGACAATCAGCTCGGGGCGTTCGAGGGTGTGTCGGTGGCGTCGATTCCGAGCGATCCCGATGCGTGGGAGACAGATGTGCTCGATCCTGCGATTTCGGGTTGGTACGTCTACGACTTCACGACACATACGGTCACGGCGAACCCGGAACAGGTCTACCGCATTCGCGGTGCCGGTGCGGATCCCGAGTACGCGAAGTTCCATGTGGTTGACATTTCCGATGCCACACAGGCGGGCGGCCGAGTCACTGTCGAGTTCGCCGTGCAGCCGGGTGCGGGCGAGCCGATGGGCGCGGCGCAGACGGTGGTGCTGGATGGCCGCACGAGCCCTGTCTACTTCGACTTCGCGACGGGCGCCGTGAGCGACGCGAGCGACTGGGACATCGTGCTGGACGGTTTCGAGATCCGCGTGAATGGGGGCGTGAGTGGTGACGGCAATGCTGCTGCCCTGCTCTCGCCGGACGACGCGTTCGAGGATGTCGAGGATGCGAGCGACGCGCCTGCGCAGCTCTACCGCGGCGATGCATACGGCGGAGTGTTCGCCGCGCATGCCTGGTACCGTTACAACCTGGACGGCTTCCACACGATCTTCCCGACGTTCGATGTCTACCTGGTCGACACCGGCGATCGGGTCTACAAGCTCCAGGTCATCGGCTACTACGACATTGCAGGCAATGATCGCCAGGTGTCGTTCCGCTACGAGGCGCTGAACTGA
- a CDS encoding TonB-dependent receptor: MLRGRVLEAGAATPVAGADVRAACHEISTVTDADGAWRLLLPPGPHELVIEHLAFATETVAVPAGTDSPVRIRLTPRPVALSVLVVTASRRLQQLKDVPIATEVVGRAELERSGSPDLSAVLTERTGVSVEGGHPIGQGVMLQGLGSERVLVLLDGQPFIGRLSGSLDLSRIPTSMIERVEVVKGPQSTLYGSDAMGGVVNVITRSPAQGVWKGGVDVTGGSNGRIDITGNVLGGIGDAAYAIDGGRRTIELVPGHSGESGTFATRWDGNARVQWELSDALAVSAGGLVLDERQRWRTGPVFNFVDNVQWGARTGAVYSSGAHRFSPTLYATEFRHLTRRSTLPQPVAGSDDEQEIQRLLEAELLYAYAGDAVAIDAGVELRREGIHSDRVDGHDRALHSAEPFAQATWTGGSWSVVPGVRLSWSEQWGAHLTPRVAAMLRPSDHLAVRASVGRGFRAPSFKELYMDFLNTGAGAGYRVRGNPELRPESSTNVSGSVEWSGERVYSRVQLFYNRFDDFIETRELAPDSELMAFTYANIDDGETWGTELELGTTWGGLRAEAGYAWLRARDRTSGETLLGRPEHSARGSLGYALAFGLRANASATYSGPTPISRLGDGTLVERAALTRVDARVAQSLPWGLELSAGIDNIFDAVVAEYPGYLGRQVYLGLGWRGARELN, encoded by the coding sequence GTGCTGCGTGGCCGTGTGCTGGAGGCCGGTGCCGCCACGCCGGTCGCCGGCGCGGACGTACGTGCCGCGTGTCATGAAATCAGCACGGTCACGGATGCGGACGGTGCGTGGCGCCTGCTGCTTCCGCCCGGTCCCCATGAGCTGGTGATCGAGCACCTGGCCTTTGCCACGGAGACGGTCGCCGTGCCAGCCGGTACCGACTCGCCCGTGCGCATACGCCTCACGCCGAGACCAGTGGCGCTGTCCGTTCTGGTCGTAACGGCGTCGCGCCGGCTGCAGCAGCTCAAGGACGTGCCGATCGCGACGGAGGTTGTCGGTCGTGCGGAGCTGGAGCGGAGCGGCTCGCCGGACCTGTCCGCCGTGCTCACCGAGCGGACGGGTGTGAGTGTGGAGGGAGGCCACCCGATCGGCCAGGGTGTGATGCTCCAGGGACTCGGTTCCGAGCGTGTGCTGGTGCTGCTGGATGGCCAGCCATTCATCGGCCGACTTTCGGGCAGCCTCGACCTGTCGCGCATCCCGACGTCCATGATCGAGCGGGTCGAGGTGGTGAAGGGCCCGCAGTCGACGCTGTACGGCTCGGACGCCATGGGTGGCGTCGTGAACGTGATCACGCGTTCACCGGCGCAGGGTGTCTGGAAGGGCGGCGTCGATGTGACCGGTGGCTCCAACGGCCGGATCGACATCACCGGCAACGTTCTCGGCGGCATTGGCGACGCTGCATACGCAATTGACGGGGGGCGTCGCACGATCGAGCTGGTTCCGGGGCACTCGGGGGAGTCAGGCACATTCGCGACGCGGTGGGACGGCAATGCACGCGTACAATGGGAGCTGTCGGACGCGCTGGCAGTGAGCGCCGGCGGTCTCGTCCTGGACGAGCGGCAGCGCTGGCGTACGGGTCCGGTCTTCAACTTCGTCGACAACGTGCAGTGGGGCGCCCGCACGGGCGCAGTGTACAGCAGCGGTGCACACCGCTTCAGCCCGACACTGTATGCAACGGAGTTCCGTCACCTCACCCGCCGCTCCACCCTTCCGCAGCCTGTTGCGGGCTCCGACGACGAGCAGGAGATCCAGCGCCTGCTGGAAGCGGAGCTGCTGTACGCATATGCGGGTGACGCCGTGGCGATCGATGCCGGCGTCGAGTTGCGGCGCGAGGGTATCCACTCCGACCGGGTGGATGGCCATGACCGCGCACTGCACAGCGCCGAGCCGTTCGCGCAGGCGACGTGGACCGGCGGCAGCTGGAGCGTCGTGCCGGGCGTGCGGCTTTCGTGGAGCGAACAGTGGGGTGCGCACCTGACGCCGCGGGTTGCTGCGATGCTGCGTCCGTCCGACCACCTCGCCGTGCGCGCGTCCGTCGGCCGCGGCTTCCGCGCACCGTCGTTCAAGGAGCTGTACATGGACTTCCTGAACACGGGTGCGGGCGCAGGCTACCGCGTGCGGGGCAATCCGGAGCTGCGGCCCGAGAGCTCCACCAACGTGAGCGGCAGCGTCGAGTGGAGCGGAGAGCGTGTCTACTCGCGCGTGCAGCTCTTCTACAACCGGTTCGACGACTTCATCGAGACGCGCGAGCTGGCGCCGGACAGCGAGCTCATGGCGTTCACCTACGCGAACATCGACGACGGCGAGACGTGGGGCACGGAGCTCGAGCTCGGCACAACGTGGGGTGGGCTGCGGGCCGAGGCCGGTTACGCCTGGCTGCGTGCGCGGGACCGTACCAGCGGCGAGACGCTGCTGGGCCGGCCGGAGCACAGTGCACGCGGCTCACTCGGCTACGCACTCGCGTTCGGCCTCCGCGCGAACGCGAGCGCGACATACTCTGGTCCGACTCCGATATCCCGCCTCGGGGACGGCACGCTCGTCGAGCGCGCAGCGCTCACGCGCGTCGATGCGCGCGTCGCGCAGTCGCTTCCCTGGGGGCTGGAGCTGAGCGCCGGAATCGACAACATCTTCGACGCCGTCGTCGCGGAGTACCCGGGCTACCTCGGACGTCAGGTTTACCTCGGCCTCGGCTGGCGCGGCGCGCGCGAGCTGAACTGA